The Bicyclus anynana chromosome 13, ilBicAnyn1.1, whole genome shotgun sequence region GAACGTCAGTGTACGAATAACACACTTGTTGCTCCTCTATTTATTGCTCGGCAATTGACCCGGCGCCGGTTATCGTTCTAAGTAATCTACATAAGTGTCAGTGTTTAGGTACTTGTTATATAATTGATAAGCGTATCAATAATCAAGAAATCATTGATATAAACAGCTTAATACATCCAGTGTTTTGAACGTAAGTTGTCGCTTTatgattgtttaatttattaaatatcttaatatttattGGCGATGCCCAAAGATTGATCCGAGAATCAAAATCAATTCGGGATAATTAGCTAGAtcagtgggaggcttcgggcaTGGCTAGTTAACATCGTATTTGGCAATACGATTGGGATTAACCACAGAAAACAAATCACTCAATATTAGTTAAATGCACTGTTTTCTTCTGCACTCAAGccatattatcatctcctttcccttatcccataTAAGTGGGGtcgaaaaaatatgttaatcttttccattcgtctctattactcgtcaactcatcacaTCACACaagtcctctttcacacactctaTAGCTTGACatcttcgttcgtaacactcccgatggttcgcgcgggccgggggtaTGTAggcgatgaatgaaaatcctCGACACGCCACGACGCGCagtttcccccccgtcgcccgcatatcatgggagtgtcatcaaccaacttgccagactatagcgtTATCtgctttggccttcctctcctctttaTGTCCTTTCACTTGcgcattcaacatttttctagttatatGAATTTCAAGCCATAcgtatatgtatagataaactgtaaaattgtaaattactaaAATACGGATGGGGGTCGGACAAtccgtcctgggttcgacccccacCTGATGTGCTATTGCCGTTTAAGGAtcaaaggggaatgtccaccgGCCAATACGTCGGCGTCAGGTATATCCCTGTATAAAAGTCTAAGGAGatcataatatgatgtaaatagaataaggatctggttaaataattggtttaataaaaacaagtatGTTTAACACTAATGCTCAAATAGTTCGCCGGTGTtggtaccaaagcggcgaagtaacgtTTGACGCTGTATAgaaaaagtattatttgtttctgttaccaacaagcttaacaaacaagcaaacgaATAAAAATATACCCAACTATAAGtctccataatttttttttgatagtaatgttttcattattaaattaaattaccattttttttagaTTCAGTTAAATTGACGGGCAGTTAGATTAAGCTAAGGCCGGAGATGGGCGTTTCgctttaaaagatatggcaaataatcttctacaaaaaaattatacattaacatattatttacttattttattattagttatctatttatatatttttttcctttgtggcctaacaataaaaaattctgaaaaGGTAGATTATTGTCTCATCTACCTAGACAATGTTTTTTTCCAAGGACGTAATAACAGATAATTATAAGTAGTAAGCACTTATTATACTTATTGAGCACGACCTGCAATGTTGAAGGTCGTATAAAATTAGacggtacctacctatttttttatgCGTATTTAactatgtaaaattttattgttatccgTTACGCTCGCTAAGACTCGGAAAAATCGAGCACCATGCAATCgtattgcgtggtacattgtctcgttcCGACGCCCAAAATTTTTTCACCTGGTAACCCACTTAGCTACCAGAGCTCAAGAATTcatcaagaattttcataaatttaaaagttgagcgtctcatcaagatgaagctacttacggaaaattaacttgatagtaatcaattgtttTGTTCCTCAGATCCTGGACTATAATTAATTTCCGAAATTTGTATGCAATTTCCGAAAAAATTGAGAGGTACCACGAGTAGGTAGCGGAAAAAATCTTTCTTATCTATGGAGAACTATCGTATCTTATTCACTTCACAACGTCAGTTTTATCATGCCCGCAAGTTTCTCAAGCACCACTTTGATGCTTTTCATTGCAGATGTCTCTGAAAGTGGAAAAGATAACTTCCTCGCTGGAGTTGGGCGAGGGCCCGCACTGGGACCAGCGACAACAGGCGCTGTTCTTCGTGGACATACTGCAGGGCTACATACACAAGTATGAGCTAGCTACCAAGCGACACACTAAGACTAAACTTGGTAACTATCTGATACCTATCGACTTTGTACAGTAGGGCGCACTTCATagataaaagtcaaagtcaaaaggcaaaattcatttatttcaattatataggcttagtttacaagcagttttgaaaggtcaagattatgtcataatttaatttaaaataatattgtaatttaatttaaaataatgttataatttaatttttgataaaacgGACTGCCTATATTCTATACTGAGGACTCAATACTAAATAGGTACTATATGGGGGAaacaattttccattttgtctAATgtagtaatggggatgatgactaggtttgaatatattgatttttatgatacattcgggtaaataaggtcaatgttaactaatttatacataaaaagcaaagattgtctggatatttgcaaaataaatgagattataaaatttcaaaaactactcaaatttttttatcgtaattagatgaaaattcatacagttttagcttccttacattaaatgtgacattttttaatatttgaactataaagataaacgcacaaataacaaagatattagtaattttgtttgaacgcgcatacaaatctaacgatcattacattgcctatgacgtcattttttcgagccattttgtatggggcgtttttcagggatccgcggcagcgccgcaaatctgaccctttaaatccctgtagctccgaaagtaatgatcgcagataccctgttccttttacaaaattgctttactattagtatactcttaatttatatacaatttaaaaaactgtcatcatccctattatatagcttggcaacttcgttcgtaacactcccgatggttcgctcgcgccggggggcgtgtagcgatgaatgaaaaacccatgactgatgcaccttacttccgatttcacacccgcgcaatctttccccccgtcactCGCGTATCATGGTtataacgaacttgccagatagTAGCTCATATTTTATATCGTACACCGATACATAGGTAGACACTTACCTACTGTACCTTGATGAACACGGAAAATATAAATGGACAAAAACTTTAGTACCTaagtcgtcgtcgttatcaacccatattcggctcactgctgagctcgagtctcctctcagaatgagagtgccTAAGTGcttcttgaattttatttagatgGTCGCGTTGGGTTCATAGTACCAGTGGATGGTACGACCGATCGGTTTGTGGTGGGTCTGGAGCGTACCTTCGCCGTGGTACGCTGGGACGGCGCGGAGGGCAGCCCCGCCACCGTGGTACGGGAGCTGGGGACGGTCGACGCAGAGGTGTCACCTCCCACCAGAATCAACGACGGAAAGGCGGACCCGAGGGGGAGGATTTTCGCAGGTATTTACCTACGTTTACTTGACAAAGTCACTAaggcctagttcagactaccttagtcgagtacgaacgatttttagtccgaactaggcagtTACACTACCGACTCCGTTCAcattaaattctgtttttcaccaATCTTGCGGAAACTACgaattttccgagataaaaataacatatgtgTCCAGTAGGCTCCACGACACAATCTCCAGACTAGAGAAAAACAAATGTCGGCCAATCGCAACATaattgaacgcgcaaatctcaggaactactggtctgatttgaaaaaatctttcagtgttagatagcccatttatcgaggaaggctataggctatatattatccacgtatgcccacgggaacgggaaccacgcgagtgaaaccgtgcggcgtcagctagtattagtatagattgtgatTGTATTCAAGGTACAATGGGTCACGAGGAACCGATCGGCAACATAAAGCCCGGCCAGGGCTCCCTGTACCGAGTGGACGGCGGCGGGGTGTCGCGGTTGTGCGGCGGCATCGGGGTGTCCAACGGGCTGGCGTGGGACCTGCGCCGGCGCGCCTTCTACTACACCGACACCATGGAGCTCAACATCCGCAGATACGACTACGACGTGGACACGGGGGAGATCTGTAAGTCgactacagctcgtgcggacTCACTTggcacctggctcgaatgatgtttggaCTGTATTTTGTAGCCAGGTGTCATGTGCGCACGAGTTATAGATTTTTGGATAGCTGCAAAAACTTGAAATTCTCCCACTACCTAGTCAGTACATATATTTAATgcttctttttgtaaaaaaacccTAGTCTGTTCTCTGTTCACACCAACAACGCAAATCTGAGAACATGCCGCAAAAATAACTTATCAATCTTGTGGGGGGTTAGACCCCCAAGTTAAATCAAGAATTCTTTTTGTATGGCAGTAAAGATATATAATCAGCTTCCTCATAGTGTAAAAGAGAAGCCCTGGTCAATATTTaaacgtaaaatttaaaatttattattaaaaaaaagttattatgacattcaagattattttatggacatggacattttctaacttattattttgtaactgtgacattgtattattttagttttttttcttcgttcaaatgtatttaattatttaagataatacatacaccagttatggtcatgttaaacctacattttcataaataaaatatcattcattcagcGTTTGCTGGCGTGATGACGTCTTATAAATCAATGAACGCCCGGCGACACGGAAGAAAAAATGTGGAAGAGGAACATCTTACTTTTGTATTAACGCCATCTAGCGGAATTATCAGAGTTCATGCAATAGTACAAGAACAAAATTCGTGGAACGGTGCAGTTGGTTAGTGC contains the following coding sequences:
- the LOC112044493 gene encoding regucalcin, whose amino-acid sequence is MSLKVEKITSSLELGEGPHWDQRQQALFFVDILQGYIHKYELATKRHTKTKLDGRVGFIVPVDGTTDRFVVGLERTFAVVRWDGAEGSPATVVRELGTVDAEVSPPTRINDGKADPRGRIFAGTMGHEEPIGNIKPGQGSLYRVDGGGVSRLCGGIGVSNGLAWDLRRRAFYYTDTMELNIRRYDYDVDTGEISNPKHIFDVKKNNIDAFPDGMTIDTDGNLWVALFNGNSVIKIDPSTGKVLQKLDIPAKQVTSVTFGGPNYDILFVTSATLDYPGISLGATCGCTFMVTGLGVKGLPNDNFKLL